One Pyrus communis chromosome 4, drPyrComm1.1, whole genome shotgun sequence genomic region harbors:
- the LOC137732281 gene encoding myb family transcription factor PHL8-like, producing MVLQNMQNQNMNLVLSTDAKPRLKWTPELHQRFVEAVNQLGGADKATPKSLMRMMGIHGLTLYHLKSHLQKYRLGKSQQSENREDIRQEDYKELQSSDGHFGTDISDEDHSQINESLHIARSLQLQMEVQRQLHEQIEVQRHLQLRIEAQGKYLQSVLKKAQETLSGYTSSSVGVELAKAELTQLVSMVNNGCPSSSFSELTETGTPTLKDMERKQMRGSMESSLTSSESSGREDEKLPENSNATCVELPLMDIHPDNKAWNNVANNHVFGRKRSSSPISDGVSVEQPVAKRTQTQRDKGGNSLRKSGLLATIDLNSKYQSDNIDSGPKAIDLNCKGI from the exons aTGGTTCTACAGAATATGCAAAATCAGAACATGAATTTGGTTTTGTCCACCGACGCGAAGCCGCGGCTAAAGTGGACTCCAGAGCTTCATCAGCGATTCGTCGAGGCTGTCAATCAGCTCGGAGGCGCAGACA aGGCCACACCAAAGAGTTTGATGAGGATGATGGGAATTCATGGACTCACTTTGTACCACCTAAAGAGCCACTTGCAG AAATACAGGCTAGGGAAAAGCCAACAGTCCGAAAACCGCGAGGACATCAGGCAAGAAG ATTACAAGGAGCTTCAGAGCAGTGATGGTCATTTCGGCACGGATATCAGCGATGAAGATCACAGTCAGATTAATGA AAGCTTGCACATAGCTCGGTCTCTCCAGTTGCAAATGGAAGTGCAGAGGCAGCTTCATGAACAAATTGAG GTACAGAGACATCTTCAGCTGAGAATTGAAGCTCAAGGGAAGTATTTACAATCGGTGTTGAAGAAAGCACAAGAAACTCTTTCAGGGTATACTTCCTCTTCAGTGGGAGTAGAACTTGCAAAGGCTGAACTCACTCAGCTAGTTTCAATGGTTAACAATGGATGTCCGAGTTCTTCGTTCTCAGAGTTAACGGAAACAGGAACTCCAACCCTAAAAGACATGGAGCGGAAGCAAATGAGAGGCTCCATGGAGAGTTCCTTGACATCTTCCGAAAGTTCAGGAAGGGAGGACGAGAAGCTCCCTGAAAATTCTAATGCAACCTGTGTTGAACTACCATTAATGGACATTCACCCGGACAATAAGGCGTGGAATAATGTTGCAAATAATCATGTTTTTGGGAGGAAGAGAAGCAGCAGTCCGATTTCTGATGGTGTATCTGTGGAGCAACCAGTTGCTAAAAGGACACAAACACAAAGAGATAAAGGTGGAAACAGTCTGAGAAAGTCTGGATTGCTGGCTACAATTGATCTGAATAGCAAATATCAGAGTGACAACATTGATTCGGGACCGAAAGCAATAGACTTGAACTGCAAGGGAATCTGA
- the LOC137731835 gene encoding cyclic dof factor 1-like, whose product MSSEGEGGGHTIKLFGKTIPLAMAPLNRESSSTIDEPCGSVDHDVTATACGAGGGGAEDCYETRQKLSSSSSAATNSGGDNLEREGDAQQEETISGKELAADKQDADTSDLITEDLKAPTTSSGISENPKTPSADRETSCKNGDQSETSSSQDKTLKKPDKILPCPRCNSMDTKFCYYNNYNVNQPRHFCKNCQRYWTAGGIMRNVPVGAGRRKNKNSSASQYHHVLMSDAFQAAHASAANGAHSATLGSKSTVLTFGSDSPLCESMASVLNLAEKNQNCMQNGFRGTEQRLLVSPTAGDNGDDRSSGSSITASNSTERGGKANLQEPSAQNCQSFPPQVPCFPGSPWPYPCNSAQWASAMPPPGFCHSGFPMAFYPAPPYWGCTVPGSWNVPCLSPSSTLSHCATSSGSNSPTLGKHSRDEDITNPSSSQNEEPAKDNSSKRCVCIPKTLRIDHSNEAARSSVWATLGIKNERGNCANEGGGHFKAFQSRGDEKNPAVEASSALQANPAAFSRSLNFHERT is encoded by the exons ATGTCGTCGGAGGGTGAAGGAGGAGGCCACACGATAAAGCTGTTCGGAAAGACTATACCTTTGGCTATGGCGCCACTGAACCGTGAGTCTTCTTCCACCATTGACGAACCTTGTGGATCTGTTGACCATGACGTCACCGCCACTGCTTGTGGCGCGGGTGGGGGCGGTGCTGAAGACTGTTATGAAACCAGGCAGAagctttcctcttcttcttcagctGCTACCAATTCGGGGGGAGATAACTTGGAGAGGGAAGGAGATGCACAACAAGAG GAAACAATATCAGGAAAAGAACTAGCAGCGGATAAACAGGATGCTGATACCTCAGATCTAATCACAGAAGACCTAAAAGCTCCTACAACATCATCCGGAATTAGCGAGAATCCTAAAACTCCTTCAGCTGATAGAGAAACTTCATGTAAGAATGGAGACCAGAGCGAGACTAGTAGCTCACAAGATAAGACTCTGAAGAAGCCTGACAAGATACTTCCATGCCCTCGATGTAATAGTATGGACACCAAGTTCTGTTACTACAACAACTACAATGTCAACCAGCCTCGCCATTTCTGCAAGAACTGCCAGAGATATTGGACTGCTGGAGGAATCATGAGGAATGTGCCAGTGGGTGCTGGTCGTCGCAAGAATAAGAACTCTTCAGCTTCACAGTATCATCATGTATTAATGTCAGATGCTTTCCAAGCAGCTCATGCTAGCGCTGCAAATGGTGCGCACAGTGCTACTTTGGGAAGCAAAAGCACTGTCCTTACCTTCGGTTCAGATTCTCCTCTTTGTGAATCAATGGCTTCTGTATTGAACCTTGCAGAGAAAAACCAAAATTGTATGCAAAATGGATTTCGTGGAACCGAACAAAGACTCCTAGTTTCTCCCACTGCTGGAGATAATGGGGACGACCGCTCAAGTGGATCATCCATTACAGCTTCAAATTCGACAGAGAGAGGAGGCAAAGCTAATTTACAAGAGCCTTCAGCTCAAAATTGTCAAAGCTTCCCTCCTCAAGTACCATGCTTTCCGGGTTCCCCTTGGCCTTATCCATGCAACTCAGCTCAGTGGGCCTCTGCAATGCCTCCACCCGGCTTCTGCCATTCAGGCTTTCCGATGGCATTCTACCCTGCACCGCCATATTGGGGTTGCACTGTGCCGGGTTCTTGGAATGTACCATGTCTCTCACCGTCCTCTACTCTTAGCCATTGTGCTACAAGCTCCGGTTCAAATTCCCCAACCTTAGGGAAACATTCAAGAGACGAGGACATTACTAATCCATCCAGCTCTCAGAATGAAGAGCCCGCGAAAGATAACAGTTCCAAAAGATGTGTTTGTATTCCAAAAACATTAAGGATCGATCATTCTAATGAGGCTGCAAGAAGCTCTGTATGGGCAACGCTTGGCATTAAGAATGAAAGGGGAAATTGTGCTAACGAGGGAGGAGGTCACTTCAAGGCATTTCAATCAAGGGGAGATGAGAAAAATCCTGCAGTTGAAGCTTCTTCAGCGTTGCAAGCGAATCCTGCAGCATTTTCCCGGTCACTCAACTTCCATGAGAGAACATGA